The segment TGGAGGTATCGGATCTACCCAACGGGCTGAATTACCCGTTCTCCGGCTTggacgacagagagagatggcCTCTGGTGTTTTATAACCGGACCTGCCAGTGCGCCTCTAACTACTTGGGGTTCAACTGCGGAGAGTGCCAGTTCGGGCTGTTTGGTACTAAGTGCGGGGAGAAGAGAGAGTCCGTGAGGAGGAACGTGTTTCACCTTTCGGAGGCGGAAAGACGGAAACTTATCTCTTACCTCAACCTGGCCAAGCACACAGTCAGCCAGGATTACGTCATAGCAACCGGGACCTACCGGGAGATGAATAACGGGAGCACCCCACTGTTCTCTGACGTCACGACCTATGACGTGTTTGTGTGGATGCACTACTATGTCTCGAGGAATGCTCTTCTCCGTGGACCGGGGAATGTCTGGACAGATGTGGACTTCGCACACTGGGCTCCCGCCTTTTTGCCGTGGCACCGTGCGTACCTGCTGCACTGGGAGCGTGATATTCGGAAGCTGACCGGGGACTTTGAATTTTCCATCCAGTACTGGGACTGGCGGGACGCGCAGGGCTGTGACGTTTGCACCGACGACCTGATGGGCGCCCGGAGCCCCCGAGACCCCAACCTCATCAGCCCTGCTTCAGTGTTCTCTTCTTGGAGGGTGAGACACCTTTCATCCTCTTCTTgtcttccatcctcctctctcttttctcttcacctctcctgcCTACCtattttctcctcccttcctctcactctcactgtcaCCTTGGCATTATTCTTAGAAGTTCACAATAGTCTCCACAGTGTTGTATTTTCATTGATGGTATGGggaggcctggagaggagaggaggagaagagtccCCTTACACTATAGAGATGTAATCAACCAGACAGTACATGTTTCTCAACTCACAAAACATGAATATACATTTTAATAATTCAACTCTTCTTTATTACTTTTCCTGTGATGACTTGAATGCTGTGATGATGTACTATCATTGTTGAGCTCCCATGTAGCCTAGATAGGAAGGAGGAGatgtggaggacaggagaggactggggagaggaggacaggagaggactgtggagaggagaggaggacaggacaggagaggaccggggagagaagaagagaggacaggaagagaaaagaggagaggaatggggagaggaggagaagaaaggagacgagaggagatgaggaaaagAGAGGCGAAaactggggagaggagatggaaggagaggag is part of the Oncorhynchus gorbuscha isolate QuinsamMale2020 ecotype Even-year linkage group LG09, OgorEven_v1.0, whole genome shotgun sequence genome and harbors:
- the LOC124044371 gene encoding tyrosinase-like; this encodes MWLLLLHGVFFLQCVRLSQQQFPRLCATTEALLSKECCLVWDRDGSACGASSGRGFCRDVEVSDLPNGLNYPFSGLDDRERWPLVFYNRTCQCASNYLGFNCGECQFGLFGTKCGEKRESVRRNVFHLSEAERRKLISYLNLAKHTVSQDYVIATGTYREMNNGSTPLFSDVTTYDVFVWMHYYVSRNALLRGPGNVWTDVDFAHWAPAFLPWHRAYLLHWERDIRKLTGDFEFSIQYWDWRDAQGCDVCTDDLMGARSPRDPNLISPASVFSSWRFEVGFLINWLRRHAPEQTQYPEFNAPIGHNRQYHMVPFIPLHRNIEYFTSSKDLGYEYSYMLDSDQRISEVLSPYLELMMEAWPWLLGALVLGALVAITVAMVAVTMTRVCWGVWPWQRGEFSISPTRMGTSHHQQ